From the genome of Arthrobacter sp. SLBN-122:
TCGGTGTCGACGGCGATGGCCAGGTGTTCGGCGTTGTGGTAGGTGATTTCCTGCTTTTCCTCGTCGTACGCAGCGTTGAGCTTGGGGTGCTGCTTGAGGGCCTCGGCCACAGCCTTGGCGATGAAGGGCAGGAACGTCAGCTTGGTGCCGTTCTGGGCCTGGAACGAGTTCTTGGCCCGGGCGCGCAGCTTGGCGACCTTGGTCATGTCTACTTCGTGGACCTGGGTCAGCTGGGTGGAGATCTCCAGGGATTCGCGCATGCGCCGGGCGATGACCTGGCGGATGCGGGGAGCCTTCTGGGTGGTGCCGCGCAGGGAGGAAACAGCTCCAGCCGATGCGGCCGGTGCGGACGCGGAAGGAGCTGCGGCCGGAGCGGCAGCGGGAGCGGCCTTGGCCTCAGCGGCGGCCATGACGTCCTGCTTGCGGATGCGGCCGCCAACGCCGGTGCCGGAGAGCGAGGAGATGTCCACGCCGTGCTGGTTGGCCAGCTTGCGGACCAGGGGAGTGACGTAGCCGGACTCGGAGCCACCGGCCGGTGCCGCCTCCTGGACTGCGGGAGCAGCAGCGGGAGCGGGGGCCGCCTTCGGAGCTTCCTGGGCGGGTGCCGGTGCAGCAGCAGCCGGGGCTTCCTGCTTGGGTGCTTCCTGCTTGGGGGCCTCCTGCTGCGGAGCGGCAGCCGGGGCCGGTGCAGCCTGCGGAGCAGGAGCAGCGGCAGCGCCGGAACCGATGACGGCAAGCACGGAACCGACTTCAGCGGTCTCGTCCTCGTTGACCCGGATTTCCTGCAGCGTGCCGGCAACCGGGGACGGAATCTCGGTGTCCACCTTGTCCGTGGAGACCTCCAGCAGGGGCTCGTCGACCTCCACCTGGTCGCCAACGGCCTTGAGCCAGCGGGTGACGGTTCCTTCGGTGACGCTTTCGCCCAGTGCGGGGAGGGTGACCTCGTGGCTTTCGCCGCCGCCGGCAGCCGGCGGTTCCTGTGCGGGGGTTTCCTGTGCAGGTGCTTCCTGGGCGGGAGCTGCCTCAGCCGGGGCTTCCTGCGTGGGAGCTGCTTCTGCGGGGGCCTCCTGGGCGGCTGCGGCAGCGGGAGCTTCTTCCGCAGGAGCGGAGCCGCCGCCGGAGCCGTCACCGATGCGCACCAGGGGTGCGCCTACCTCGGCGGTCTCGTCTTCGGCGACCAGGATTTCTTCAATCACGCCAGCTACGGGAGAGGGGATTTCAGTGTCTACTTTGTCGGTGGAGACTTCGAGCAGCGGCTCGTCCACCTCTACCCGGTCACCTACCTGCTTGAGCCAGCGGGTGACGGTTCCTTCGGTGACACTCTCACCGAGGGCGGGCAAGTTAACGGATTCAGACATGTCGTCCCCGTTCTCCTTATTGATCTGTAGTGCGAATGATTGCTGCCTTGTTGGAAGCCTAGTGCACCCGGTCTGGACGACCGGGTGCACCGGGCCTGGTAATGCTGGGGAAACCTAGCCGTGCAGCGGCTTGCCGGCCAGCGCCAGGTGGGCTTCGCCGAGGGCTTCGTTCTGGGTGGGGTGGGCGTGCACCAGCTGTGCCACGTCCTCCGGGTAGGCTTCCCAGTTCACGATCAGCTGGGCCTCGCCCACCTGCTCGCCCATGCGTGCGCCGATCATGTGGACGCCCACCACGGGGCCGTCCTTCTGGCGGACCAGCTTGACCAGGCCGGAGGTGCCCAGGATGGAGCTCTTGCCGTTGCCGGCCAGGTTGTATTCCTGGGTCTGCACCTGGTCTTCGCCGAACTTTTCCTTGGCAGCCTTTTCGGTGTAGCCGACGGTGGCGATTTCGGGTTCGGAGTAGGTGACCTTGGGGATGTTGATGTCCTCGACCACCACGGGCTTCAGGCCGGCGATTTCCTCGGCCACGAAGATGCCCTGCTGGTAGCCGCGGTGGGCCAGCTGCACGCCCGGGACGATGTCGCCCACGGCGTAGATGTTGCCCACGCCGGTGTGCAGGCGTTCGTTGGTGATGACGAAGCCGCGGTCGATGGTGACGCCGGCTTCCTCGTAGCCCAGGTTGGCCGTGACGGGGCCGCGGCCGACGGCGACCAGCAGCAGGTCCGCTTCGAACGTCTTGCCGTCCACCAGGGTGACCTTGACGCCGTCGTCATTCTGCTCGACGCCCTGGAAGAAGACGCCGGTGGAGAACTTGATGCCGCGCTTCTTGAAGGCGCGTTCGAAGTTCTTGATGATCGTTGCGTCCTCGTTGGGAACGAGGGAGGGCAGGCCTTCGACGATGGTGACGTCCACGCCGAACGACTTCCAGACCGAGGCGAACTCGACGCCGATGACGCCGCCGCCCAGGATGATGGCGCTCTTGGGGATGAAGTCCATGGTCAGGGCCTGGTCGGAGGTGATGACCTTGCCGCCGATTTCCAGGCCGGGAAGGGTGCGCGAGTAGGAGCCGGTGGCCAGGACGATGTTTTTGCCCTTGTATGCGGTGCCGTTCACCACGACCGTGTCGGTGCCCTGCAGCTTGCCTTCACCTTCGATGACGGTGATGCCCTTGGACTTGATGAGCCCCTGCAGGCCCTTGAACTTGCCGGCGATGATGCCGTCCTTGTACGCGTTGACAGCGTTGATGTCGATGCTGTCGAGGGTGACGTTCACGCCGTACTTGGCGGAGTCACGGGCGTGGTCGGCCAGCTCTGCGGAGTGCAGCAGTGCCTTGGTGGGGATGCAGCCGTTGTGGAGGCAGGTCCCGCCCAGCTTGCCCTTCTCCACGAGGCCGACGGTGAGGCCGAGCTGTACTCCGCGCAGCGCCGCAGCGTAACCGCCGCTGCCGCCACCGAGTACCAGGATGTCGAATTCTTGCGCAGTTGCCTGATCGGCCACTAAAACGCTCCCTCGCGTGAACGATGACGCGTTCTGCGCGCATCATCTGGTCTTGGAACTTGCACTGCCGTGATTATGTCAGCAGGGCAACTCTCTTGCATTTGTGACTACCGTGGTTCACCTTAGCGAACCACCTATCCATGCTCCACCTTGGCGCTGTGTTTGTGGAGCGCTTGTGTCCAGTGTCACGCGGCTCTGTGGCACAGGAATCACTGCACCTCAGAGCCGCGTGACACAGGCGCTGGGGCCTTCGTCCAGGCAGCTTTTCAGGCCGCGGCCAGGATGTCCTCGACGTAGGCGACCAGGGTACGGACAGTGCATCCGGTGCCCTGCTTGTGGGTGTAGCCGTAGGGGCTGCCGTTGTTAAAGGACGGCCCCGCGATATCGATGTGCGCCCAGGGGATCTGTTCGCCCGCCTTGTCCTTACCCACGAACTCACGCAGGAACACAGCAGCGGTCATCATGCCGCCGTGACGTTCGCCAATGTTGGCCAGGTCCGCCACCTGGGAATCCAGGCTGGGGCGCAGTTCCTCCGGCAGGGGCATGGGCCAGACAAGCTCGCCGGCGCGGTCGGCCGCTGCCTTAAGGGCGTCCGTGACGCTCTCCGAACCCATGACACCGGCGGTGCGGTTGCCCAGTGCGATGAGCTGCGCGCCGGTCAGCGTGGCCACGTCGATGATGGCGTCCGGGTATTCGCGGCTGGCAGCGACGATGCCGTCCGCCATCACCAGGCGGCCTTCGGCGTCGGTGTTGAGGACCTCCACCGTCTTGCCGCCGAACATGGTCAGCACATCGGCAGGGCGGGATGCGCCGCCGCCGGGCATGTTCTCTGCGATGCACAGCCAGGCGGTGGCCTTCACCGGCAGGCCCAGGCCGGCGAGGGCCAGGACAGTATTAAGCACGACGGCGGCGCCCGCCATGTCGCTCTTCATGTCACCCATGTTCAGGGCCGGCTTGAGGGAGATGCCGCCGGTGTCGAACGTGATGCCCTTGCCCACGAGGGCAATTTTGGCGGTGGCCTTGGCGGGGGAGTACTCGACCTTGACCAGCCGCGGCTGCCGGGTGGAGCCCTTGCCGACGCCCATGATGCCGCCGAAGCCTTCCTTCTCAAGGCGCTTCTCATCCCAGACCGTGACCTTGACGGGGAGCCCCTTGGCGAGGTCCTTGGCGGCCTCGGCAAAGGACTCCGGGTACAGGTGGCTCGGCGGCGTGTTGACCAGGGACCGGGTGGCGTTGACGGCCTTGGCCACTAATCCGGCCCGCTTCAGGGCGAAGTCCAGGCCCGTGCTGCCTGCCAGCTCCGTGAAGATGACGGCATTGCGGACGGGATCCTTGAGCCCGTCCGTGGAAGTCCGGAACTCGGTGAAGGAATAGGCGCCCAGCGCGGCACCCTCGGCAACGGCCGTGACACCCTGCACGGTTGCCGTCGGGAATGCCAGCGTCACCGTGGGGAGCCCGGCCAGCTGCCGGATGGCCGATCCCGCCGCCCGGCGGAGCGCTTCGCCGGCAAGCGGGCTGCTGTCGGACACCTTTCCCACCCCGGCGAGGACCAGGATTCCGGCGCCGGTCTCGGGCAGGCCGGGGAGGCGGACCAGCTGGTCTGCCGCGCCGGTCATCCCAAGCGCCTTCAGCGAGTCAGCGAGTGCCTCCGCGGACTTCGCGGTCAGCGGGTTGTCCAGCAGGACCGGCCCGTCGCTTCCCTGCCCCACCCCGATGACCACTGCGTCGCTGGGGTTCTTCTTAAGGTCCCGCGAGACGGTACTAAGGTTGATTTCAGTATTCTTGACCACAGGGATGAGTCCTCAATTCTCGAAACGTTCGGGCAGGGATGCATGTTGGGCGCTCTGCCATGGTGGCCCGGATCCGGCCGTTCTGGACGGCGCCGGGGTGTGTGCAAGCCCGCCTGGCAGGCCAGTTCCGATCGTAGCCCTTCGCCCGCACAGCGGGAGAATTTCCTGAGATGTGCGCCACAGCGTGCCGCGGAATGCCGGCTGCCCCTGCCGCGTTATGCAGGATGTCCACCCGTACCCCTGAAAGGAACACGCCGTGCTTGAACGGATTTCCGGCTCCCTGCTGGACCCCGACGCGCTCTACGCCAGCAACATCGAGCTGTTCCACAGCCCGGAGCTGCAGGGGCTGGACCTGGTGATGGGTTTCACGGGGTTCGCCGACGCCGGCCACGTGGTCAAGCAGATCAACGCCGAACTGCTGGACACCCTCGATGCCCAGCCTGTTGCTGTCTTCGATGCTGATCAGTTGATTGACTACAGGTCCCGGCGGCCGCACCTGAGCTTTGTGGAAGACCACATCCAGGACTACCAGGAGCCGCGCCTGGCCCTGTACCGGCTGGTGGATGGGCTGGGGAAGCCGTTCCTCCTCCTGGCAGGCTTCGAACCCGACCTGCAGTGGGAACGGTTCGCCCGTGCCGTGGTGAACATCGTGGAAAAGCTGGACGTCAACCTGGTCACCTGGATCCACTCCATCCCCATGCCCGTGCCCCATACCCGGCCCGTCGGCGTGACGGTGCATGGGAACCGGCCCGAGCTGATCGAGGGCATCTCCGTGTGGAAGCCCACCGTTGAAGTTCCGGCGGCTGTCGGCCACATCCTGGAGCTGCGCCTGGTAGAGGCAGGACGCAATGTTGCCGGGTACGTCATCCACGTGCCGCACTACCTGGCTGAGGCCGAGTACCCCACCGCCGCCGTCGCCGGGCTGGAATACCTCGGCGCCGCGACGTCGCTGATGCTGCCCACGGACCGGCTCCGTGAGTCCGGCCGTGAGGTCGGCCGCCAGATCGCACAGCAAATCGAGGCGTCCGAGGAGGTCCAGCAGGTGGTTTCCCGCCTCGAGACGCGGTACGACGAGAAGGCGGACGGCATGGTGCGCCGGTCGCTCCTGGCGAATGAAAATGACGAGCTCCCCGACGCCGACGACCTCGGAGCTGCCGTGGAGGCCTACCTGGCCAGGGAGAACCCCGGGCAGTAGCAGGGCGTCACAGCATCCGGGCCGCGGGCGCGGGCCGGGCATAATGAACTAGTGACTGCTCCCCGCGCCTGGCTTATCTGGACCATTGGAATTTTCGGGTATCTGGTGGCCGTGGCACAGCGGACGTCCTTCGGGGTGGTGGGGCTTGAGGCCACCGAGCGCTTCCATGCAACCGCGTCCGCCATTTCCTTCTTCACTGTCCTGCAGCTGCTGGTCTACGCCGGGCTCCAGATCCCGGTGGGAGTGCTGGTGGACAGGTTCGGTTCGCGCGCCATGATCGCCGGCGGCGCAGTCCTGATGGGACTCGGCCAGCTGCAGCTGGCTTTCGCCGAAAGCATCCCGGCGGGAGTCCTGGGCCGTGTCCTGGTGGGTGCCGGTGACGCGATGACCTTTATCTCAGTGATCAGGCTCATCCCGCTCTGGTTCGCCCCGGCCCGCGTCCCCCTGGTCACCCAGTTGACCGGCATGTCCGGCCAGTTGGGTCAGCTCTTCAGTGTGCTGCCCTTCGCGCTGGTCCTGCACCTGTCCGGCTGGACCCCCGCTTTCCTGATGCTGGCAGGGATGTCCGCCCTCGCCGTGGTGCTGGTACTGCTGCTGCTGCAGGATTCTCCGCCAGGGACCGGGCGCCCGCACGCCCGGC
Proteins encoded in this window:
- the sucB gene encoding 2-oxoglutarate dehydrogenase, E2 component, dihydrolipoamide succinyltransferase; the protein is MSESVNLPALGESVTEGTVTRWLKQVGDRVEVDEPLLEVSTDKVDTEIPSPVAGVIEEILVAEDETAEVGAPLVRIGDGSGGGSAPAEEAPAAAAAQEAPAEAAPTQEAPAEAAPAQEAPAQETPAQEPPAAGGGESHEVTLPALGESVTEGTVTRWLKAVGDQVEVDEPLLEVSTDKVDTEIPSPVAGTLQEIRVNEDETAEVGSVLAVIGSGAAAAPAPQAAPAPAAAPQQEAPKQEAPKQEAPAAAAPAPAQEAPKAAPAPAAAPAVQEAAPAGGSESGYVTPLVRKLANQHGVDISSLSGTGVGGRIRKQDVMAAAEAKAAPAAAPAAAPSASAPAASAGAVSSLRGTTQKAPRIRQVIARRMRESLEISTQLTQVHEVDMTKVAKLRARAKNSFQAQNGTKLTFLPFIAKAVAEALKQHPKLNAAYDEEKQEITYHNAEHLAIAVDTDKGLLVPVIADAGNLNLAGLAGKIADVASRTRDGKIGPDELSGGTFSITNIGSVGALFDTPIINQPQVGILGTGAIVKRPVVVSDENGDDSIAIRSMMYLSLTYDHRLVDGADAGRFLQTLKARLEEGAFEADLGL
- the lpdA gene encoding dihydrolipoyl dehydrogenase — encoded protein: MADQATAQEFDILVLGGGSGGYAAALRGVQLGLTVGLVEKGKLGGTCLHNGCIPTKALLHSAELADHARDSAKYGVNVTLDSIDINAVNAYKDGIIAGKFKGLQGLIKSKGITVIEGEGKLQGTDTVVVNGTAYKGKNIVLATGSYSRTLPGLEIGGKVITSDQALTMDFIPKSAIILGGGVIGVEFASVWKSFGVDVTIVEGLPSLVPNEDATIIKNFERAFKKRGIKFSTGVFFQGVEQNDDGVKVTLVDGKTFEADLLLVAVGRGPVTANLGYEEAGVTIDRGFVITNERLHTGVGNIYAVGDIVPGVQLAHRGYQQGIFVAEEIAGLKPVVVEDINIPKVTYSEPEIATVGYTEKAAKEKFGEDQVQTQEYNLAGNGKSSILGTSGLVKLVRQKDGPVVGVHMIGARMGEQVGEAQLIVNWEAYPEDVAQLVHAHPTQNEALGEAHLALAGKPLHG
- a CDS encoding leucyl aminopeptidase; its protein translation is MVKNTEINLSTVSRDLKKNPSDAVVIGVGQGSDGPVLLDNPLTAKSAEALADSLKALGMTGAADQLVRLPGLPETGAGILVLAGVGKVSDSSPLAGEALRRAAGSAIRQLAGLPTVTLAFPTATVQGVTAVAEGAALGAYSFTEFRTSTDGLKDPVRNAVIFTELAGSTGLDFALKRAGLVAKAVNATRSLVNTPPSHLYPESFAEAAKDLAKGLPVKVTVWDEKRLEKEGFGGIMGVGKGSTRQPRLVKVEYSPAKATAKIALVGKGITFDTGGISLKPALNMGDMKSDMAGAAVVLNTVLALAGLGLPVKATAWLCIAENMPGGGASRPADVLTMFGGKTVEVLNTDAEGRLVMADGIVAASREYPDAIIDVATLTGAQLIALGNRTAGVMGSESVTDALKAAADRAGELVWPMPLPEELRPSLDSQVADLANIGERHGGMMTAAVFLREFVGKDKAGEQIPWAHIDIAGPSFNNGSPYGYTHKQGTGCTVRTLVAYVEDILAAA
- a CDS encoding proteasome assembly chaperone family protein gives rise to the protein MLERISGSLLDPDALYASNIELFHSPELQGLDLVMGFTGFADAGHVVKQINAELLDTLDAQPVAVFDADQLIDYRSRRPHLSFVEDHIQDYQEPRLALYRLVDGLGKPFLLLAGFEPDLQWERFARAVVNIVEKLDVNLVTWIHSIPMPVPHTRPVGVTVHGNRPELIEGISVWKPTVEVPAAVGHILELRLVEAGRNVAGYVIHVPHYLAEAEYPTAAVAGLEYLGAATSLMLPTDRLRESGREVGRQIAQQIEASEEVQQVVSRLETRYDEKADGMVRRSLLANENDELPDADDLGAAVEAYLARENPGQ